From the genome of Symphalangus syndactylus isolate Jambi chromosome 5, NHGRI_mSymSyn1-v2.1_pri, whole genome shotgun sequence, one region includes:
- the TAS2R50 gene encoding taste receptor type 2 member 50, with protein MITFLHIFFSILILALFVLGNFVNGFIALVNFIDWVKRKQISSADQILTALAVSRIGLLWALLLNWYLTVLNPAFYSVELRITSYNAWVVTNHFSMWLAASLSIFYLLKIANFSNLIFLHLKRRVRNVILVILLGTLIFLVCHLLVANMDENIWAEEYERNMTEKMKLRNTVHLSYMTVTTLWSFIPFTLSLISFLMLICSLCKHLKKMQLHGEGSQDLSTKVHIKALQTLISFLLLCAIFFLFLIISVWSPRRLQNDPVVMVSKAVGNIYLAFDSFILIWRTKKLKHTFLLILCQIRC; from the coding sequence ATGATAACttttctacacatttttttttcaattctaatATTGGCTTTATTTGTTCTTGGAAATTTTGTCAATGGCTTCATAGCACTGGTAAATTTCATTGACTGGGTGAAGAGAAAACAGATCTCCTCAGCTGACCAAATTCTCACTGCTCTGGCAGTCTCCAGAATTGGTTTGCTCTGGGCATTATTATTAAATTGGTATTTAACTGTGTTGAATCCAGCTTTTTATAGTGTAGAATTAAGAATTACTTCTTATAATGCCTGGGTTGTAACCAACCATTTCAGCATGTGGCTTGCTGCTAGCCTCAGCATATTTTATTTGCTCAAGATTGCCAATTTCTCCaaccttatttttcttcatttaaagagGAGAGTTAGGAATGTCATTCTGGTGATACTGTTGGGGACTTTGATATTTTTGGTTTGTCATCTTCTTGTGGCAAATATGGATGAGAATATATGGGCAGAAGAATATGAAAGAAACATGACTGAGAAGATGAAATTGAGGAATACAGTACACCTTTCATATATGACTGTAACTACCCTATGGAGCTTCATACCCTTTACTCTGTCCCTGATATCTTTTCTGATGCTAATCTGTTCTTTGTGTAAACATCTCAAGAAGATGCAGCTCCATGGAGAAGGATCTCAAGATCTCAGCACCAAGGTCCACATAAAAGCTTTGCAAACTCTGATCTCCTTCCTCTTGTTATGTgccattttctttctattcctaatCATTTCGGTTTGGAGTCCTAGGAGGCTGCAGAATGACCCAGTTGTCATGGTTAGCAAGGCTGTTGGAAACATATATCTTGCATTTGACTCATTCATCCTAATTTGGAGAACCAAGAAGCTAAAACacacctttcttttgattttgtgTCAGATTAGGTGCTGA